The sequence GTCTTAACCATCCTTGGAGGAGCCTTCATGGTGGAATAGATACTTTCAGGGTACCCTCACAtgctcccctgctccaggcatGTGGTTAAGGAGACCAAATCACTACAGTGGAATTAGTGGCCAGGGCTGAGGGATTCAAGAAACTTTAGGGCACATTGCTGTGCCTGCAAGAATCCAGAGGGAAACGGAAGAGACTCATCAGCCCTCCCATTACTTTCCAATATTCAGCCTCTGCTGGCAGCCCAGGCTCACAGTGCATCCTCACAGCAGCTGTCTGAGGCAAATATGTGGAAAAAAACACAGCTACAACTCAAAGAAGTTTAAATGATGCTTTAAACCTCATTTAAAACCAATGAGGTTTTAAATGCTGTGTACAGTAGATGAACCTCATCCTTTGATGCCACGAGGAGACACTGTTACAAATAGCCAACCTTAACAACATTGAGATGAAGTAAAAGAGGTATTTATGGGTATAAGCTGTTTACAAAGCTCTCTACTATTTAATAACATCACTTGGTTTTCAGACTGGTTTTTGCCCAGATACAGCatgtgttttttccccttgaaaatgcatttccaaAAGGGAAAGAGTGACACATCTGAGATCAGAGACTTCTGGGTGCTTAAATGCCCAATTAACTTCAGTAGCAAGATCAGCCATTCAATAAAACCAATACTTACTGTATCCCATTCCCTGAACAAAGTATTTGAAAGCTTCAGCAAGCTTGGCAGGCTGCAAAAGAGAGGCAGAGTTATCGTAGGCAGTGCTCAGTAGGTTATATTACGATGTTACATATTCCACAGATGCTCTATTTTAACAGGGACATATTAAATATTATCTGGGTTCTTCTGACTGCATGAAAACTTCATTTATAAGAAAATTCCATCACTCCCCTCCCTAGTCATCCCCCCATTATTTTACAAAATGGATACATGCATTGGAGATCCAGGGAACACAAATGGTCTAAACCTGGCTCCAAACTTGACTTGTGCAGTTACTGAGGCAGGTGAACCAAAGTAAAACAACTGTCCTCACAAAATGTACAGAGTAGTTCATCCAGGACTGATAATTGAGTAATTCCTATCAGCAGAGAACAAATTCAGCTATTCAGAGCTGATAGTTATGCGTACAGGGCTAGAAAGCGCACCAGGCATACACCAGCACAACTGCCCACAACCAAAATTCTTGCAATGAGGCACTCCCTGTTCTTCTCTGCTAACAGTGGCCACATCAGCTTTACAGTCTCAGTTATttcacatgaaaatattttttgcataatTCTCTGAAACACTGCAAAGAATGGACTCCCTATAACAGAAGCAATGCACATACTACCATGtggcttttaaaaaaccttttcccagtTCCTACTGTTGGAGCACACACTGCCTGTATAGGGATTCAGCTGCAGGCAATTACAAATTTAGCTTTTCCTGAAGTTCACAAACACCACTTTATATTTCTTAGAAATCTGTTAAAATGTTAGATCACATTCCAAAGCTGATTTACAAATCAGCTCTTTAAGTGAAGCAACACAAGGGCATAGGTAAATTTTAACTTTGCCAGCCTGGTTTTATTAGCAGCTTGGAACTTATGCCTAAATGTGTTCTAGAAACTCCAGTTCATCAGTCAAGCTGAGCCAGGGTCTGCAATACCCTAGCATTGTTATTTCCTGTCTTCCACTTTCCTGATATATTCTATAAATAGCCCGAGTAAGGATGTTGTTAAAATGCCAGTGGTTAAGGCCTTAATCCACATTACCTTAGTAAACAGGCATAAAGTAATACCTCTGCATTCCCACCTCAGTTCTTTACTTGGTTAAGACCATCAGTGAAAATAATATCCCCTCCCAATGTTAATTTTGTGCTTCATtgctctttaaagaaaaaagcaagctCAGATGACCAACTGACATCATTATTCATGAAATCATAACCATCCTTTTGGCTGACATTTGGGAACAGCAAGTACCCTACAGGAAAACACCCATTTGTTGCAGAACATGATTAGTAGGATTTCCGACAGCAAATCCTACCTGGGAAACTTGGGGGAGCCCACCACAGTCAGCCATCTGAAATGGGATGAGAACAGCCAGTTAGAGTAATGCCAGAGGAACTCAGTTGTGCTCAGGATATATTGAAATGACCTTTTCAGCTATCTGGCAGAAAAACACTTCCTTTTGTTGTGTGAGTAACATACATGTGGATGAATGCATCAAAGCAAGCTGTTAAATGTTTATAAAGTTACCACTGCACCCCAGAAAACCACAAAGGCTCTTGATGCTCAGGGAAAGCATCAGCTGGAGCTACAGATGCTTTTTGCTGGGCAGCAATTACCAGTTTCTTAGAAACCAGCCTATTAGTCCCGCTTGCAAGTTCAGCTCTGAATTCCAATAACATTACTGTGTATTGACCTGGATGACAAAGAGGGTagggaaaacaaacacctaaaGCTCAGAGgtgagagaaaaaaggggaaaaattatttgctgaGATTGCTGATGGCAAGCATCAGCCTGACTTGCCAAGGGAAGCAGGGAAGGCCAAATGAGAAAAGCTATCTTGAGtgcatgaaatatttttggagcatttcatttttcctgccaCTCCACCCCTCAAAGTCAACCCAACAAAAACAGTCCTGTTCCAAGGAACACTACAAGCTGAAAACAGTAGAGTTGTAAATTAcaggaaaccccaaatcctatCTAGGATTAGTTAGCAGAAAAACAGGCCTGCAGCAGGATCTGGCATCAGGCATATCCCTGGACTAAGCAAAGGTTGGCCACTGATAAAAAGACTGAGACCGTGTCAGATTTTAGGGTGATTGCCACACCCACATTATAGGGCAGCAGAACTCTTCAAtgttaggaggaaaaaaaaattaagtattttttatttattctaattTTCACTGAGTAGCTCACTAAAGAGAGATGCAGTAGAAGCTGTTGGCAAAGCATGACCAAACTTGTTTCACTGTTTGCATGCTATTACTTCATCATTACTTCATTACAAGCTGAAGATTGCACTCATACTCTGAATGCCAAATATCAGCCAAAGCCTTTGCATGATGTTCTGCTGTTTTTAAGtgcattttttcaatttttctggAAATTAGCAGTAAGATGTCCTAGACAGTACGCTCATAAAAGGCAGGTTGACCAAACTGTGGCTGATAGATTAGTTGTTGATTCACCTGACACTGCTGTTGAGAGGCAAGCACAGGAACAGAATGAACTGGTTTGCACTCCTACTCTGCTCACAGCTTTTCAAACCTTTCAAAATATCTCAAGATCATCTTTGCCAGCTCTAGTCAAATTCGTTATGGGTATGTGAAATACTGAACATTTCAACTCTCATCTCTACTATGCTAAAATGGAGGAGCTGAGAAATTCCTTGCTGTAATTCTGACACGAAGCCCCTAGTCTTGTTTATCCCACTAAAATACTCTCACCCTGAAGGAACTGTGTTTTTAAATCAGAACTGGCTTCTCACTGCATTATCAGTATTGCAACACATCACTCTAGTTCTGCTTTTTTTAGCTAATCCAACTGGTTTTATGTGAGAGGaatgtttattttgaaaagcacAGTTTTTGTTATTACCTTCAGAAGCGTGGTCCTTGTTGGGTCCAGCTTTGAGTTGCATTCAACctatagaaaagaaaagcagcataaGGCATTGCACACAAGATTTTAGGTATGAACTCATATGAAAACAGATCCAACACCTTGTTTTCTGGCTTAATTCAGACTAAACGGTGTGTCTTATgattctctgtgtgtgtatacatatacaCATCTTTAAACCCAAGTAAGTCGGCTCACATTTTTAACTGCATTTTCTCCACATTACAAACCCATACTTGGGAACTGGAGACTTTCTTTTCCCATCTGTTTCTGGGACTTCAATGGAAACAAGTGTTGTTTATCTTGTGATTTGGGGTCATCTGGTAGCGTCCCAAGTGGTGAGTAGCCATGTGGCCATGGGCCAGCAGACTGGGCATGCCCATTGAGGCACAACATTTGAAGTCATCCAGTCATCTGGGGAGAGTTATAATGGTCAAAAAGAAGCTCTTCACTTGCAGAGTgacccagggcacagctccagcaccacaCAGCAAGTTAAAATACCAGCAGCAGATTCCtctccaaaggaaaatatttgcgGTTCACTGCAACTGCTGTGGTGATTGTTCCTAACATGGTAGCTATTAAATAATAGTGCACAGGCAGAAGGGACAAACAGCATGGAATTAATGGCAGCTCTCCTGTGGTCTGGAAGAGGAGAGCCACTGGGCTGGACTGaaagccagcagggctgcagggtggcaggggctctgctggcctcctgcagccccttggcTCGCCCACCCATCCCCAGCAGGGTGACAAAGAGGGCTCGAGGTACCCACCACAGCATCCACTGCTGGGGAGCTGTCACCGACCACCAGGAGGACAGGACACCTGCAAAGAAGCACACATGAGAGGTGTTATCTCTGCCACCCAGCCCAGACTTGCCCTGAGCTGCATTTTGTGTCTTTGGAAGGGTGGGACAGTGAAGAGTGTGGAAATGATTTGGTTTGTATTCCAGGCACCTTAAAGATACATCAAATCCTGCATTGGCTGCAGATCTAGTGATATGCTCTGATTCCCTGCCTGAGAACCTGTTCTCTTCCCCAGATGGCAGCAAACCAGCCCTTGCCAGTGCTCTTATTCCTTCTTTGCTTAATAAGAAATTGAATGTGTGTATCAGCAAAGCCTCCTGCCTACCACCCCCCAGACCCCTGAGCTCCAACTTTTGGTTCTGTCCATCCAATTCCAAACAGATTGTCAGAGGAACAGAGTGCCCTGTGTATAACCATCAGCAGCTGAGCTAGGAAGGACTTCACAACTTATATTGCACAAGTTGGAGCATAAGCAAAAGACAAATGATCTATCAGTCATTCTCACTCCTGCTTTGTCTTCCTGggagtttttgttgtttggttggttttctaAATGGTTTTAAGCTGGGCTTTCTTTATTCTTGGTTGTATAAGCACAGCTCAAGTGCCTTTAGAGGTATAGTTCCATTAACTATAACACATTTCTGCATGAATCTAAACACACTAACTTTTCAAGTACTTTGTAAGCCCAAATTTTTACATGCACAGTGACAGGAACTACTTAACTTTCAATTTCAATATGTTTGCCAGGTCTGAAGAGAGGAGTTCTCCCTAATGGCAGTCCCTAACCTGCAGTAAgctctgaaataaaatacttaCTGAAGGGTGACAACATTCACTCCAGGAACAGGGCGCTCAATCTCTAGGTCTCGTcgactaaaaaaaaaatagaggacaAAGACTTTTAATACTCTGGAATTTTATATTCTTCTAGTTTAGGGAAAGCACAGACACATGTTAATTTAATTGACTTAATTTAATCACAATTTAATGCATTGTGGTCTCCATAACTGATGTAGAACCACACTTAGAATGAAGGATCAATGTTGTAGTTCAGTCCCAGTGTACAACCTTTCACCCCACAAATGCACAAGGTCCTTTTCCAATAAGCAAGCCACCTGATGAGATCCCTAAAGGCACTAATAAGCAGAACTTCATATTGGGGGAACATATGTAATCCCATCACACAAGAAATACTGTCTTAAAGAGCTGGCCAGACTCTTAAAAGTTTCCAGTTAGAAATCAGGTAAATGTATTTACCTGTTGTAAGAGTTGACAAAGAGATGAAGGTTGGTTTGATTCATATCATTAATGATATGCTGACGGTAAGTATGGATCAGGTCATGGTTGCTGTGAATCTCTTCCTAAAGTGGAGACAGAATTGTTCAGAACAggggctgttttctgaaagGATCTGAAGACATGGCACAGTAGTTGTTGTGTATCAGACTCATAGATATGAGATGCACAACAGGAGTGCACCTTGAGGGAAGGGGCAGCTTTCAGCACCCAGTGAAGTCATCCAGAATTAATACTGGCTTCTGATTGCAGTACCacaattttcatttgaaaactcAAATTTGTCGTAATGTTTAAATCTCACAATTGCAAAACATGTTGTAGTGCAGATGGTTACAGTCAGACAAGTGTGaggttttaaaacaaacagaagaagaTTCAGGGTAAGAAGCCTAATAAATGTTTCCAGGGTAAAGCAGATGTTGAAAGCTTACAAAAACATGTAATGTGGAACTCAATTTCACAATAGTAAATAACTAAGCTTTGAGGACTTCAATCAAACAGTTGGGTTCTAAAGTCTTTATAGATTAGTTCCTTGTTCTGCTGGAATGGAGTTTTCCATTGCATTCACTAACAATTTCAAGCACAGCAAAGTAGCCTCAAAAACAGTCCAGCACTTTACATTAAGCTTGCACTGGACTGGAGAGCACTGTTAATACCAATAACCAGCTGTCACAGAGATACAAGCATATTacataaaaaaatctgtggggtttttcagcTCAGAACATGAGCATATACAACTCTTATATCATGCTTAATTGTTGGCTGCCTAGGCAGGAATCTGCCCCTATTAGAGTTGTCACAACTGAGGTGCACTTGAGTACTCAGGACACAGAAAACCCCAAGGCAGAATACTGCCCAAAATGCTGGCGGCACAAGTATGAATCCTATCTCAGTTTAATTCATCTTTTGTTGTTTGACTGAAAGCTTCTGCACTCCTCTCAGCCCCAGGAGGTAAACACAGATGACTGAATACATCAGAGAAATCTTTTGAACATTACCTTTCCAAATAGATGTGAAATGACCATGTCTGGCAAAGCATTTGTCCAACCTGAAATCTGAACAGCATGATCAATTAAGTATCTGCTATTAACACAGCCCCTGGACAAATAACACCTTCCAATTACCCATAAACAGACCAATGGATGCTCTCTCTACATATAGAATATCCTGAAGTGATatttcccccccacccctcaATCCTACTAAAACACCATTAGGGGTTTGAGTCATTCATATCAGATGCCTTCACTAATGCTGCTGTACAGGGAACACACTGCTAGGGGAAGAGGGAATCATTCCCTGCAGGAACACCAAGCAAACCAGCCTGGTGGGTGTCACTGAACCCCACTGCCCACTCTCCTCCCTGACAATGCAATGGAACTGGGATCAAAAGCTCACAACCCACAGTAAATGCTCCTGCTTTGGAAGGACACAAGAACATGAGGCacctgctgtgctcctgaggTGAACAGTACTCCCCTTGAGAGGTGGAATGCAGAGGCACAGATATGGAAGAATTTAATGCACTGATGCATTGGGTGAGAATCCAAATGGGTCAGGAGGTTCATTTCAGCATAGAAAAGTTActgcatttcatttaaataagtTTGTCTCTCACTTTATTTTGATAAATTTGATATGGGAGTGTATTTAGTAACTAAGCTTGAAAGAATGTTacatcctggctctgcaggttTCTCCTAGGAGTTTATTTTATGTTAGCAGCTTCTGGTTGTACAAATAATCTGTAGCCAATGCTCTTTTCTGAGTCTTTTTGGCATCTAAGACTCACAGATAATTGAAACATGGAGGATGTTGTTCTGGACATTCTTCTGTGCTCTGCTTCATATTTTGGGCTGTGTTGGTAACAAAGCCATGGACAAGAAAGCACTGAATGCTACACTACACTTGACATTTTCTTGAAAGTTGTTTCCAAAACTACCACGTCCAGGTGAACTGTTCTCCCCAGCAGTTATGAGCTGCTAGGAATTGTCCCAGTAGCTCCACTGTGCCACATGTATCTGCTTTCTCAAAGGATTTATTGTTATCACTAGCTCTGTATGAAGTTTTTTTGCAAATGGAAGAATAAACCCAAAAGGAATTAGCCCAGGATGTTTAGCATCTGCAGCCATGCCTGACATACAAGGTGGCCAAACTCCTCACATCCCACAGGCTTGCTGTAAGATTCATTTTTCTAACTTAAAGATATTTACCTTAGTTGCTGCCCAGTCCATCCAACCTTCAGCACAAGGATTTACATTAATGAGAACTAATCCCTCCACCATCTCTGGATGGTTTAACTGCAAAAGAGAAGATCTAAGATTTGTCAGATATCCTTTGCAGCTCGACAGTcagcaaaaatttaaattagCAAATTATATCATGGGGAGGAAAGTGGTAGGTCTAGCTTTATCTTGCGGAAAAGAAGCAcatgtatggaaaaaaaaaatcattaaagcaATTGAACTGAGCAGCTGGAGAACATTAGGATTTAACTTTTTCTCCACCCTCAGTTTAAATAGAGAACTCCCATTATAAAAACCTTCTGCAAATTAACTGGGTAGAGCCCAGGccttaaaatggaaaatctAGGTCTTCTGGATTAGCTATCCTGCAGATTGTGGTATTTCACTTAAAAGCTTGGCTTGCATGCTtaactgggcacagcagagcaggaattctcCATGGACACTATGGGAATCACAATGTGTAAGGGAAATCAGGCTTGAGGCTTTAGGGAAGTGCCACAAAACTTACAGCAAATCTGGTTAAAATGTAGGCACCAGCTCCAGTTCCCATTCCTATGATGGTCTTCAGCCTACACAGCAAAAAAACAGAAGAGACAAATGAGGAAGGGTGCTGAAAATGAAGTTACATCAGTAGCCTTCCTCTTTCACATGCCAGAGTGTATCTGCAGAGGGGAGGGCTCATggctgtgcacccccagccatGTCAGTGCCCCCAAGGATATTTGCAGGACCCTGGTCCTCCTGCAttgcagggcagcagccatCCTCACTTATCTTTAAGTAAATATACTGAGCAACCACAGTACTGTTCTGATCCTGGGAGGAAATTATTAGACTCtgacagaaaaactgaaatttgcAGCCTAATACAaagctccccctccccagctgtccaACTGGGGCACTGGATCCTCTCTAACAGGAGGCTGGCAGGGAAACATCTCCTGCTATTCAGCCACTGGGGTAATGAAGTTTAAACTTCATAACCAAACAGGGCAGAGACAAACCAAATATTTGCATTAACTGAAATCAGATTTAAAGCATCACCTTCAAGGTCATAGAAAATACATGGTAGGGAAAGCTAGACAAAACCACTGAGAAAAACAGGTTACTCAATGCTTTTAGGAAAATACCTGAGGATAGCTTTAATTCTCATTAGCAATACTAAATCAAGACTTTGTAAATACACTCCAGTTTCATTGATTTCCAAGGTACTGATGTTATTGGTCACATTTTTTGAGCAGTGCAACAGAACAGGCAACCCTGTGCCTGAAATCAGGCAGTTCAAAAAATACACATCCCCTAAGGAGGGAGTGAGGTAACCTGGTCCACAGTGCTGTAAGAGCTGCTTATAACTGTGCAATGTCTAAATTGGGGAGATGGCTCAGCCTGTGTTTGCCAAAGCTGCCTAACTCTGAATGCAAAGTTTTCTCTGCTTGTTCTAAAAACCTCTTTGAGGTCTCTCCTGCCCTCTCCATTGTGAACCAGGAGCATGAGCTccacagaaaatgaatttttctcaGCTAAAACTACTGCTAAAGCTGAGCTTTAAGGGAGGACAAATCCCCAAACCTGGTGCAAGTAGACATCCCAGGAACACTGCCACTAGGTCTTTCAACACTGGTGACTTGGCATCTGCACTTGGTAGTAGAAGATGCTCAGGGAGGTCAGACTGACCCCCTAGAACACTCAAGCCACAGAAGCAAAACAGTAAATGTCTTCAGATGGGACAgtgcttctgtttttttcttgtcctgCTTAACCACACAGGAAAACGTGGGCTGTTACAGTGGGAAGAACAGATtgtctgtgccctgcccctgtgagGGATATGCACACAGAATATAGGAGGAAGCCCCTAAATTAGGCTCATGGGATTTCTCCTAAGTTGCttcctgtttaaaaataaccagACACTTCAAAAAGGGCCAAAAAAGAAGCTCTGTCAGAAACCAAGGCAAAAACAACCCATCTGTAAGAGAAGAATCCAAAAGAACCACAAGTGTATTTCTAGCAAACAAAATGCCAGACAGCCAAGCTAAAACAAATTCCTGCTCTTTCAGTGAGCCACATAGagagaatgagaaaaataagtaaaCAATTTTGCACTCACCCAAACTGTTTCAGGATTCCAGGAATCATTTCAGCCAGCTGATCCATGGAGGGATACACATACCTAAAACATGCATGTTTTTGAGGAGTTACTACACCACATCCAGCAGAGTACTCTGGCTTATTTAGAGACACAGTGATCACTGTAGAGCTAGTACCAAATGTGGTCAGCGTGAGATCACTGAATGAATGAGCTGAATTTAAATCAGGAGCAAGCACAAGCAATTTTGCAGAAATATGAGCATAATCCATAT comes from Zonotrichia leucophrys gambelii isolate GWCS_2022_RI chromosome 2, RI_Zleu_2.0, whole genome shotgun sequence and encodes:
- the NDRG1 gene encoding protein NDRG1 isoform X2 — translated: MSTEFQDAHLAEVKPLVEKEEAITRLLPDFDVQEQDVETVHGSVRVTMCGTPRGNRPAILTYHDIGLNHKTCFNPLFNFEDMQEITQHFAVCHVDAPGQQDGAPSFQAGYVYPSMDQLAEMIPGILKQFGLKTIIGMGTGAGAYILTRFALNHPEMVEGLVLINVNPCAEGWMDWAATKISGWTNALPDMVISHLFGKEEIHSNHDLIHTYRQHIINDMNQTNLHLFVNSYNSRRDLEIERPVPGVNVVTLQCPVLLVVGDSSPAVDAVVECNSKLDPTRTTLLKMADCGGLPQVSQPAKLAEAFKYFVQGMGYMPSASMTRLMRSRTASGSSVTSLDGQRSRSHTGEGTRSRSHTGEGTRSRSHTGDGSRNRSHTDTRIELTPNSASNAEQSSPKSMEVSC
- the NDRG1 gene encoding protein NDRG1 isoform X1, whose protein sequence is MSTEFQDAHLAEVKPLVEKEEAITRLLPDFDVQQEQDVETVHGSVRVTMCGTPRGNRPAILTYHDIGLNHKTCFNPLFNFEDMQEITQHFAVCHVDAPGQQDGAPSFQAGYVYPSMDQLAEMIPGILKQFGLKTIIGMGTGAGAYILTRFALNHPEMVEGLVLINVNPCAEGWMDWAATKISGWTNALPDMVISHLFGKEEIHSNHDLIHTYRQHIINDMNQTNLHLFVNSYNSRRDLEIERPVPGVNVVTLQCPVLLVVGDSSPAVDAVVECNSKLDPTRTTLLKMADCGGLPQVSQPAKLAEAFKYFVQGMGYMPSASMTRLMRSRTASGSSVTSLDGQRSRSHTGEGTRSRSHTGEGTRSRSHTGDGSRNRSHTDTRIELTPNSASNAEQSSPKSMEVSC